ATCATTAGGTGCCTTCATCGTTGCCGGTGCCTTGAACTGGATCCGCGCCGCTTAGGCGTGGGCTTCCTGCAGGAGGCGCTCTTCTTCCGCGGTCTGCGGGTTCCGGCCCAGGGCCAGCCCGACGACGGTGACGATCGAGGCGATCGCGAGGTAGCCGGCAATCAGGTACCAGTTCCCGGTCGCGGCGTAGAGCGCGGTGAAGATCAGCGGTGCGACGGCGCCGCCCACGACGCCGGCCAGGGTGTACGCCAGCGAGCTGCCGGCGTAGCGCAGCCGGGCCGGGAACTGCTCGGTGATGTAGGCGGCCTGCGGGCCGTACATGAAGGCGTGGAACGCCAGGCCGATCACGACGCCGACGGTGAGCATCACAACGGACTTGCCCTGGATCATCCAGAAGAACACCGGGATGTAGAGTGCGGTGCCGACGGCGGCGATGCCGTAGACCAGGCGGCGGTTGAAACGGTCCGTAAGGGCGCCGGCCGCGGGGATCAGAAACAGCTGGAAGGCGGAGCCGATCAGGATGGCAGCGAGCACGTTTCCGGTGGTCATGCCCAGCTGCTTGGTGGCGTAGACGGCCACGAAGACGGTGAAGAGGGCGTAGAGCACGTCGGGGCAGACCCGGGACAGGGCGGCGGCCACGAGGGCGCGTGGTTCCTTGGTGAAGACCTCCTTGATGGGGGCCTTGGGCTGCTCGCCGTGGGCCTGGATGGCCTTGAAGACGGGGGTTTCCTCGAGCTTGAGCCGGATCAGGAGGCCGAAGACCACCAGGAGGGCGGAGGCGAGGAAGGCGACGCGCCAGCCCCAGGAGAGGAAGGCTTCATTGCTGAGCGTGGCGGCCAGGAAGGCCAGGACACCGTTGGCCATCAGGTTGCCGGCCGGCGGGCCGATCTGCGCGGCCGAGGACCAGAAACCGCGCTTGTTGGCATCGCCGAATTCGCTGGAGAGCAGGACGGCACCGCCCCATTCGCCGCCGACGCCGATGCCCTGGGCCAGGCGCAGCAGCACCAGGATGATGGGGGCCGCGACGCCGATGACCGAGTAGTCAGGCAGCGCACCGATCAGCACGGTGGCGGCGCCGATCAGCATCAGGGTGACCACTAGGACGTGTTTGCGCCCGATCTTGTCACCGAGACGGCCAAAGATCACACCGCCGATAGGGCGGGCCAGGTAGCCCACCGCGAAGGCGGAGAAGGAGAGCAGGAGGCCAACGAACTCGTCGTTGCCCGGGAAGAAGATCTTCGGGAACACCAGGGCCGAGGCCACGGAGTAGATCGCGAAGTCGTAGTACTCCAGCGAGGTGCCGGTGAGGCTCGCGACATAGGCCTTGAGGGCGCCGGGCGGCAGCTTCCTCTTGCTGGCGGCCGGGGTGGCCTGGTGCGGTGCGGTCATGATTTCCTCCAGGGTGCGGGGTGCTGCCTGTGCTGGGCGGGTGTGGTGAAGCGTCGCCGGCGGGATGGCGCAATGCCGGTGTCGCTGTGGTTTAGGCGGGTCAGACGAACGCGGCCGTGCTGATGCCGGCGGCGGTGAGGGCCTCGCGTACTGCGGCGGCCATGGTGACGGCTCCCGGGGAGTCGCCGTGCACGCAGATGCTTTCCGCGCGGATCTTCAGGATGGAGCCGTCAATCGTGCGGACGGCGGAATCGGAGGCCATCCGGAGGACATGCTCCGTGACCTCGGCGTGGTCGTGCAGGACGGCTCCGGGCAGCGTGCGGGACACGAGGGTCCCGTCCGGGTTGTAGGCCCGGTCCGCGAAGGCTTCCGTCACGGCGCGGAGCCCGGCGGCCTCGGCCAGGCGGAGCACTTCCGAGCCCGGCAGGCCCAGGATGGGCAGGTTCGGGTCGACGGACTTTACGGCGTCGACGACGGCTTTCGCCTGCGCGGTGTGCGCGACGATCGCGTTGTAGAGGCCGCCGTGCGGCTTGACGTAAGTGACCTTGCCGCCCTCTGCGGCAGCCAGGGCCTGCAGCGCACCGATCTGGTAGACGACGTCGTCCGCCAGTTCGATCGGGTCGATGTCCAGGAAGCGGCGGCCGAATCCGGCGAGGTCGCGGTAGCCGACATGGGCGCCGATCACGACGCCGGCTGCAACCGCCTCGCGGCAGGTCTTCCGGATCACGCTGGGGTCGCCGGCGTGGAATCCGCAGGCCACGTTCGCACTGGAAACCGAGCGGAACATCGCCGTATCGTCTCCCAGGTTCCAGCGTCCGTAGGACTCGCCGACGTCGCTGTTCAGGTCGATGGTTGCCATTTGTGATTCTCGTCTCATTGATAGCCCCCTCACTAGGATGCACTAAATCTACGGATTGTTCAACAATTCTTCGATTCCACGATGTGACGATCGTGTAAATTCTGACGTATGACGAGCTCCGAAGCAGGATTCCGTGGCATTTCCGACTCAACCGGTGCGACGCTGGCCGCGGCGGCGCGGCTGCGGGTAGCCATCCCGTCGGTCGCGGACCGGGTCGCCGCCGAACTGCGGCTGCAGCTGGCGGAGGGGCTCTTGCTGCCGGGCGCGCGGCTGACCGAATCGACCATTTCCGAGGAGCTGGGCGTCTCGCGCAACACTGTCCGTGAAGCCTTTGCCGAACTCGCAGCCGAGCGGCTGGTGGTACGGCAGCCTAACCGGGGAGTGTTCGTCGCGAGCCTGGGGCCGGGCGACATCCACGACGTCTACACCGTGCGCCGCTTCCTCGAAGTGAGCGCCATCCGGGGCGGCGGAAGCCCCGAGCGGGTGGCGGCGGTCCGCGCCGCCATCGAGGAAGGCCGGGCCGCGGCGGCAGCGGATGACGAGGAAGCCCTGGGCAATGCCAACCAGCATTTCCACGGGGCCATCGCGGCGCTGGCCGAAAGCCCGCGCCTCAACACGATCATGGCCCAGGTCCTGGCCGAGATGCGGCTCTTTTTCCACAAGGCCACCCTGGACGCGCACTTCTACCGCAGCTACCTCGACGACAACGAGGAAATCTGCAAGGCCCTGGAAGCCGGCGAACTGGACCGTGCCGGCGACCTGCTGCTGGCCTATCTGGACCGTTCGGAAGAGAAGCAGAGCGCCGTCCACGGGGACTGAGCGACGCTGC
This DNA window, taken from Pseudarthrobacter sp. ATCC 49987, encodes the following:
- a CDS encoding LamB/YcsF family protein → MATIDLNSDVGESYGRWNLGDDTAMFRSVSSANVACGFHAGDPSVIRKTCREAVAAGVVIGAHVGYRDLAGFGRRFLDIDPIELADDVVYQIGALQALAAAEGGKVTYVKPHGGLYNAIVAHTAQAKAVVDAVKSVDPNLPILGLPGSEVLRLAEAAGLRAVTEAFADRAYNPDGTLVSRTLPGAVLHDHAEVTEHVLRMASDSAVRTIDGSILKIRAESICVHGDSPGAVTMAAAVREALTAAGISTAAFV
- a CDS encoding GntR family transcriptional regulator — protein: MTSSEAGFRGISDSTGATLAAAARLRVAIPSVADRVAAELRLQLAEGLLLPGARLTESTISEELGVSRNTVREAFAELAAERLVVRQPNRGVFVASLGPGDIHDVYTVRRFLEVSAIRGGGSPERVAAVRAAIEEGRAAAAADDEEALGNANQHFHGAIAALAESPRLNTIMAQVLAEMRLFFHKATLDAHFYRSYLDDNEEICKALEAGELDRAGDLLLAYLDRSEEKQSAVHGD
- a CDS encoding MFS transporter; amino-acid sequence: MTAPHQATPAASKRKLPPGALKAYVASLTGTSLEYYDFAIYSVASALVFPKIFFPGNDEFVGLLLSFSAFAVGYLARPIGGVIFGRLGDKIGRKHVLVVTLMLIGAATVLIGALPDYSVIGVAAPIILVLLRLAQGIGVGGEWGGAVLLSSEFGDANKRGFWSSAAQIGPPAGNLMANGVLAFLAATLSNEAFLSWGWRVAFLASALLVVFGLLIRLKLEETPVFKAIQAHGEQPKAPIKEVFTKEPRALVAAALSRVCPDVLYALFTVFVAVYATKQLGMTTGNVLAAILIGSAFQLFLIPAAGALTDRFNRRLVYGIAAVGTALYIPVFFWMIQGKSVVMLTVGVVIGLAFHAFMYGPQAAYITEQFPARLRYAGSSLAYTLAGVVGGAVAPLIFTALYAATGNWYLIAGYLAIASIVTVVGLALGRNPQTAEEERLLQEAHA